One Solanum lycopersicum chromosome 2, SLM_r2.1 genomic region harbors:
- the LOC101244724 gene encoding putative pentatricopeptide repeat-containing protein At2g02150: MESITEATLFYLAMLIFVRGLLGITFRKSDRVSHFSSPTYTPLIPFFFVNNFLCLFRYPFSTNTSNTFLDANSIKNIIREEKWEDDIRIARLFDSALAPLWVSQILLALKQDPRLVLRFFKWAKTQTDFYHTAEGYCIVAHILFYSRMYSDTYDVLKELVTLSNDKKVLPCSDVLDVLWSTRNACKPGYGVFDALFSVLIEMGLLKEASDCFLRMRSFRVLPKARSCNYLLHRFSKLGDKNSSLKFFDDMIESGIVPTVYTYNIMIDYLCKDGDLNAAKRLFTQMKDIGIDPDIVTYNSLIDGIGKHGELEDMVSIYEEMKKSKCLPDVVTYNTLINCFCRSGRMAVAFEYLHEMKRSGLKPNLITYSIFIDVFAKEGMLQGAIKFFVDMRRVGLAPNEFAYTSLIDAHFKVSKVDEALKLVKEMLEVGVKLNVVTYATLVNGLCNAGNIKEAEEVFRVMLKDGIVPNLEVYTALIHGYIKSKRLVDALNILEQMKENNIKPDTLLYGVVLWSFCSDKKFEEAKVLFDKMKGLGIEGNYVIYTILADAYFKAGKSVEAQALLNEMQERGISPTVVTYSALIDGLCRLGFVQEAMDHFHSMPKMGLQPNVVAYTALIHGLCRNKCLEAADKMFNEMLGKGIHPDKIVYTSLIDGNLKQGNIQDALDLRRRMTVIGLELDLHAYTALICGLSKNGQVPQARSFFDEMIEKGVKPDEVVFSCLIRKYQEIGNLEEVLALQNEMMKRGLTTVTSDVAVHNMQT; encoded by the coding sequence ATGGAGTCAATTACTGAAGCTACTTTGTTCTACTTAGCCATGTTAATTTTTGTTCGTGGCCTATTAGGTATCACATTCAGAAAATCTGACCGTGTAAGCCATTTTTCGTCTCCTACATATACTCCATTGATTCCATTCTTCTTTGTCAACAACTTTCTTTGCTTATTCAGATACCCATTTTCCACAAATACTAGTAATACTTTTTTGGATGCTAATTCCATTAAGAATATCATAAGGGAAGAGAAATGGGAAGATGATATTAGGATTGCAAGACTTTTTGATTCCGCTTTAGCTCCTCTTTGGGTCTCCCAAATTCTATTGGCATTAAAACAAGACCCAAGGTTAGTGTTGAGGTTTTTCAAGTGGGCAAAAACACAGACTGATTTTTATCATACTGCAGAGGGTTATTGTATTGTAGCTCAcattttgttctactctagaatgTATAGTGATACATATGATGTTCTAAAAGAATTGGTTACCTTGAGTAATGATAAAAAAGTATTGCCTTGTTCTGATGTACTTGATGTTCTTTGGTCAACCAGAAATGCTTGTAAGCCAGGGTATGGGGTGTTTGATGCATTATTTAGCGTACTAATTGAGATGGGGTTGCTTAAGGAGGCTAGTGACTGCTTTTTAAGGATGAGAAGTTTTAGAGTTCTTCCCAAAGCACGATCTTGCAATTATCTTTTGCACAGATTCTCTAAGTTAGGTGATAAGAACTCATCATTGAAGTTCTTTGATGATATGATTGAGTCTGGAATTGTTCCAACAGTGTATACCTACAATATAATGATTGACTATTTATGTAAGGATGGTGATTTGAATGCAgcaaaaaggttgtttactcaGATGAAGGATATAGGCATTGATCCAGATATTGTTACATATAATTCTCTCATTGATGGAATCGGTAAACATGGGGAGCTTGAGGATATGGTTTCTATCtatgaagaaatgaagaaatcTAAATGTCTTCCTGATGTAGTAACATACAATACATTGATCAATTGTTTCTGTCGATCTGGAAGGATGGCAGTAGCATTTGAGTATCTGCATGAGATGAAGAGAAGTGGCTTGAAGCCGAATTTGATTACCTATAGCATATTTATTGATGTTTTTGCCAAAGAAGGAATGTTACAAGGAGCTATCAAGTTCTTTGTAGACATGAGGCGGGTAGGTCTTGCTCCTAATGAATTTGCTTATACTTCGTTGATTGATGCTCATTTTAAAGTTAGTAAAGTTGATGAAGCGTTGAAGCTTGTTAAAGAGATGCTAGAGGTAGGAGTTAAGTTAAACGTCGTGACCTATGCAACATTGGTCAATGGCCTTTGTAATGCGGGGAATATCAAGGAAGCTGAAGAAGTTTTTAGGGTCATGTTGAAGGATGGGATTGTCCCAAATTTAGAAGTCTATACTGCTCTTATCCATGGGTATATCAAATCAAAAAGGCTAGTGGATGCTTTGAATATTTTGgaacaaatgaaagaaaataatatcaaaCCAGACACATTACTCTATGGAGTAGTTTTATGGAGTTTTTGCTCTGACAAGAAGTTTGAAGAAGCCAaagttttatttgataaaatgaaGGGACTTGGGATAGAGGGAAACTATGTCATATACACAATACTTGCCGACGCTTACTTTAAGGCTGGAAAATCTGTAGAAGCACAGGCTCTGCTAAATGAAATGCAGGAAAGAGGTATTTCCCCTACAGTTGTGACGTATTCTGCATTAATTGATGGCTTGTGTCGGCTGGGATTTGTCCAGGAAGCAATGGACCATTTCCATTCTATGCCAAAAATGGGTTTGCAGCCTAATGTTGTGGCTTATACAGCTCTAATTCATGGCCTCTGTAGAAATAAATGTCTAGAGGCTGCGGATAAGATGTTCAATGAAATGCTTGGAAAAGGTATACATCCAGATAAAATAGTTTATACATCCTTGATAGATGGAAATCTAAAGCAGGGAAATATTCAAGATGCTTTAGATTTACGAAGGAGAATGACCGTTATTGGTTTGGAGCTTGACCTTCATGCCTACACTGCTTTGATTTGTGGGCTTTCAAAAAATGGCCAGGTGCCTCAGGCGAGAAGTTTTTTTGATGAGATGATTGAGAAGGGTGTTAAACCTGATGAGGTTgtattttcatgtcttataagaaaatatcaagAGATTGGTAATCTAGAAGAAGTTCTTGCATTGcaaaatgaaatgatgaaaagaGGCCTTACGACAGTTACAAGTGACGTTGCAGTTCATAATATGCAAACCTga